From the genome of Streptomyces sp. S4.7:
TCGCCTCGCTCACGAAGCCGGTAATCGCTGCCGCGGTCATGACGCTGGTCGAGGACGGCCGTATCGCGCTGGACGACCCGGTCGACCGGTGGCTGCCCGAACTCGCGTCGCCGATGGTCGTACGGACACCGGCCGGGCCGGTCGACGACGTGGTCCCTGCCGTCAGGGCGATCACCGTCTTCGACCTGCTCACCTTCCGCTCCGGGCACGGCTTCCCGTCGGACTTCTCGCTGCCCGCCGTCACACCGCTGTTCAGCGAGCTGAAGCAGGGCCCTCCGCAGCCCCAGCACGTCGCCGCGCCGGACGAGTGGATGGCGACGCTGTCCCGTATCCCGCTGCTGCACCAGCCGGGCGAGGTCTGGCTCTACAACATCGGCTCCGACATCCTCGGTGTGCTGATCGCGAGGGTCACGGGCCGTCCGCTGCCGGAGTTCCTGGCGGAGCGGATCTTCGAACCGCTCGGCATGGCGGACACGGCGTTCGAGGTGCCGGCCGGCAAGCGCGACCGGGTGCCGCACTACTACCGGCCGGACGGGACCGGCGGCCTCGAACTGATCGACACCCCGGACGGCCAGTGGAGTTCGGCGCCGCCCTTCCCGTCCGGCGCGGGCGGCCTGGTCTCGACCGTCGACGACCTGCACGCCTTCGCCCGGATGCTCCTGGCGAAGGGCAAGGCGGGGGAGAGGACGCTGCTGTCACCCGCGTCCGTCGCACGGATGACCACCGACCACCTCACCCGGCCCCAGCGCGACGCGGGCACCCTGTTCCTGGAGGGCCAGGGCTGGGGCTTCGGCGGCTCGGTGGACATCGCGCCGGTCGACCCCTGGAACGTGGCGGGCCGCTACGGCTGGGTGGGCGGTACGGGAACGGCCGCCCACATCACACCGTCCACGGGTGCGGTCACCATCCTGCTGACGCAGCTGGAGGCGACGGGCCCCGTCCCCTCATCCCTGCCGCGCGACTTCTGGCGCTACGCCTCCTGACCCCACCGTCACCGCCGACGGCCGCGCCCGCGCGCCTGCCACCCGGCTCCGACACCCGCCAGGTGCAGGGCGATGAGGGTGAGTCCGACGAGCGTGAGACTCGTCGTACCGAAGACGACGTCGGTCGACGTCTTGGTGGCGTTGAGTATGAAGGCGATGAAAAAGACCACCGCTGCCGCGATTGCGAGCATCTGCTCTCTCCTGCCGAACATGTCGATGGATGGCCAACCATGTCCGGAATGACGGTGGTTGGTTCGTCGCCGACCGTGTGCCCCGGAAGGAGGGCCGCAGTCCTGCGAGACTGTGACGATGAGTGAAGCGCGTACGTCCCGCGGCGTCCTCGGAGTGGTGGCGTCGGCGGCCGGCGGGCTGGAGTCGCTCCGCACCGGCCTGGTCGAACCGGCGGTGGCCCGCGGCTGGCGGGTGGCGGTGACCCTGACCCCGACGGCGGGCCACTGGCTCCGGGCGTGCGGCGAACTGGACCGCCTGGAGACCCTCACCGGCCTCCCGGTCCGCGACCGGCCCCGCCTCCCCTCGGACCCCCGCCCGCACCCACCGGTGAACTGCTACGTGGCGGCCCCGGCGACGGCGAACACGGTCGCCAAGCTCGCCCTCGGCATCGCCGACAACCAGGCCCTCACCCAGCTCACCGAGGCCCTGGGTACCCCCGGCCTCCCGGTGATCGTCTTCCCCCACATCAACGCCGCCCACGCCCGCCACCCCGCCTGGCCCACCCACCTCACCCACCTCCGCCAGGCGGGCGTCCACCTGATCCAGGGCCCCGACATCTGGCCACTCCAGGAGCCCCGGGCGGCCCCGCCGAAGCGCGAACTTCCCTGGTCGGAAATCCTGCGGGTGATGGACGACGCGACGAAGTGACGCGGTCGGCCGGACAAGACCCGCGGCCAAATCACCCTGGCGGCAGGGCTGTTGCCATCGATCCCTAATGGTATAGACCCTTGTGCGGTGTTTGTTGGCACTGCCATGCTTGACCGCGTTCGGACATCCGGCCCGTGACAGGAGTGCCCGTATGCCCGCCCTTCCCCCGCCCTCCCGCCGCCGGTTCCTCGGTACCGCCGGCGCGCTCGGGGCCGCCGCCGCGTTCGGTGTGCCCACCGCAGCCAGAGCCGCCCAGAACGACGTCGTACCGATCGCCTGGGGAAGCCTGGGGTCGTATCCGGGGTCCGACGCCGCTGGAAGAAGGGTGACGGCGATCCTCGCGGGAAGCTCCCGGTATCTGATCGGGCCCTGGTACGCGGGGATGTACACGCGCTACCTCCCGGACGGCTACATCGATCTCCGGGGCACGGACGAGCGGGCCATCCGGCTGCCCGCGATGGCGGCGGTGGCCGCCACCACCGCGCTGACCACCGGCACCTACGACCCGCGGACGCTGTCCGCCGCCAACGCCACCATCCGGACCCGCAACCTCATCCGTACGCTCGCCGCCCGGCACCGGGCGAACAACGCCGACGCCGCGACGCGTTGGGGCAACGGGTGGCAGACCGCGCTGTGGACGTACTACACCGCGCTGGCCGGCTGGCTGTTCTGGGAGAAGCTGGACACCGCCGAGCACGATCACCTGGCCGCCATGCTGGCCTGGGAGGCGGACCGGCTGACCACCGGAAACAACGTCCACCTCATCGGCACCGGCGGTGAGCAGCTCTACATGACCCGCCGCGACGGCACCGTCGTCACACCCGGCGACAGCAAGGCGGAAGAGGACAACTGGAGCGCGGCGGCGCTCTCCCTCGCCGCGGTGATGATGCCGAACCACCCCAACGCCGCCCGCTGGACGCGCCGCAACGTCGAACTCCTGCTGGCCGCGGCGGCCTGCCCGCAGGACCTCACCGGCGACGAGACGATCAACGGCATCCGGCTGTCGACCTGGCTCCAGGGCACGAACATCGCCGACGACGGCACCCTCCAGAACCACGCGCGCCTGCACCCGCTGTACATGGTGGCGTTCGACCAGAGCCTCTACCAGGGCTTCGTCTTCGGCCTGGCGAACCGCCCCGCACCGCGCGCCGCGCTGCACAACATCAACCGCACGTACGCCGCCCTGGTGGACAAGCCCTTCCCGCTGCCGGGCGGCGGCACCAGCCCGATCTATCGCGAGAACTCGGCGGAGATCCACTACCCCGAGGGCAACGACTGGGGCACGCACTTCCCGTTCTACTTCGGCAACTTCGACCTGCTGGTCACCCTCGCGGGCCAGGACACCGGCATCGACCCGTCGGCGGCGAAGTGGGAACGCCTCCACAACGAGGCCCAACTGACCCTCATGTCCCGCTTCCCGGACGGCCGCACCTACGGCGCCACGGCGGAGAACACCTACTACGGCCGCGAACACCGCATAGCGGCCATGGCCTCCCAGGCCTACCTCACCCTCTTCCTGGCCCGCAACACCACGGGCAACCGCCTCGCCTGGACCTGACCACGGGCCCAACGGCTCCGGAAACGCCTCAGGGACCCGACCCACAATGCGGATCAGGCCCCTGAGCTGCTGCTTTGGCTGTCGGGGTGGCGGGATTTGAACCCACGACCTCTTCGTCCCGAACGAAGCGCGCTGCCAAGCTGCGCTACACCCCGATGTCGCCCGTGTCGCTGCGACATCGATTACTTTAGCCCACCAGCGGCCGCAGGCGAAATCCGGTTTAGGGCCGGGAGGGCAGGGTCAGCGGGGTGGGGTGAGGGTCAGGAGCGTGGCCTCCGGGGGGCAGGCGAAGCGGAGCGGGGTGTAGCGGTTCGTGCCGCAGCCCGCCGAGACGTGGAGGTAGGCCGTGCGGCCCCCGGCGTCGTACGTCGACAGGCCCCGCGCGCGGGCCGTGTCCAGGTCGCAGTTGGTGACCAGGGCGCCGTAGAACGGGATGCGGAGCTGGCCCCCGTGGGTGTGACCGCCCAGGATCAGGGGGTAACCGTCCGAGGTGAACGCCTCCAGCGTGCGGAGGTACGGGGCGTGGACCACGCCGATCGACAGGTCCGCGTCCGGTTCCGGGCCGCCCGCGACCTCGGCGTAGCGGTCGCGCTTGATGTGCGGGTCGTCGACGCCCGTGAGGGCGATCTCGTGGCCGTCGATCTTGAGCCGGCCGCGGGCGTTGGTGAGGCCCACCCAGCCCGCCGCGTCGAAGGCGTCGCGCATCGGCTCCCACGGGTTGTGGACGACGTTGACCGCCGGTGCGTTGCCGTTCAGACCGTGCTTGCCCTGGGCCTTCTCGTAGATGTAGCGCGCCGGGTTGCGCAGCGCGGGGCCGTAGTAGTCGTTGGAGCCGAAGACGTAGACGCCCGGGAACTCCATCAGCGGGCCCAGCGCGTCGAGCACCTCCGGTACGCCCTCCGGGTCGGAGAGGTTGTCGCCGGTGTTCACGACGAAGTCGGGGCGCAGGCCGGCCAGGGAGCGGAGCCAGCGCTGTTTCTTGCGCTGGCCGCTGACCATGTGGATGTCCGAGACGTGCAGGACCCGCAGCGGTCGCATGCCTTCCGGCAG
Proteins encoded in this window:
- a CDS encoding serine hydrolase domain-containing protein; translation: MTKATESADAADTTADATDATNLHDLLKAYVNEGPLPGAVAMVARGDRIEVAEAGSADATGTTPLTRDSIFRIASLTKPVIAAAVMTLVEDGRIALDDPVDRWLPELASPMVVRTPAGPVDDVVPAVRAITVFDLLTFRSGHGFPSDFSLPAVTPLFSELKQGPPQPQHVAAPDEWMATLSRIPLLHQPGEVWLYNIGSDILGVLIARVTGRPLPEFLAERIFEPLGMADTAFEVPAGKRDRVPHYYRPDGTGGLELIDTPDGQWSSAPPFPSGAGGLVSTVDDLHAFARMLLAKGKAGERTLLSPASVARMTTDHLTRPQRDAGTLFLEGQGWGFGGSVDIAPVDPWNVAGRYGWVGGTGTAAHITPSTGAVTILLTQLEATGPVPSSLPRDFWRYAS
- a CDS encoding flavoprotein produces the protein MSEARTSRGVLGVVASAAGGLESLRTGLVEPAVARGWRVAVTLTPTAGHWLRACGELDRLETLTGLPVRDRPRLPSDPRPHPPVNCYVAAPATANTVAKLALGIADNQALTQLTEALGTPGLPVIVFPHINAAHARHPAWPTHLTHLRQAGVHLIQGPDIWPLQEPRAAPPKRELPWSEILRVMDDATK
- a CDS encoding twin-arginine translocation signal domain-containing protein yields the protein MPALPPPSRRRFLGTAGALGAAAAFGVPTAARAAQNDVVPIAWGSLGSYPGSDAAGRRVTAILAGSSRYLIGPWYAGMYTRYLPDGYIDLRGTDERAIRLPAMAAVAATTALTTGTYDPRTLSAANATIRTRNLIRTLAARHRANNADAATRWGNGWQTALWTYYTALAGWLFWEKLDTAEHDHLAAMLAWEADRLTTGNNVHLIGTGGEQLYMTRRDGTVVTPGDSKAEEDNWSAAALSLAAVMMPNHPNAARWTRRNVELLLAAAACPQDLTGDETINGIRLSTWLQGTNIADDGTLQNHARLHPLYMVAFDQSLYQGFVFGLANRPAPRAALHNINRTYAALVDKPFPLPGGGTSPIYRENSAEIHYPEGNDWGTHFPFYFGNFDLLVTLAGQDTGIDPSAAKWERLHNEAQLTLMSRFPDGRTYGATAENTYYGREHRIAAMASQAYLTLFLARNTTGNRLAWT
- a CDS encoding metallophosphoesterase, which encodes MRARYGVPLKVTAGIAAVGAAGLAYAAGFEARSFRLRRVSVPVLPEGMRPLRVLHVSDIHMVSGQRKKQRWLRSLAGLRPDFVVNTGDNLSDPEGVPEVLDALGPLMEFPGVYVFGSNDYYGPALRNPARYIYEKAQGKHGLNGNAPAVNVVHNPWEPMRDAFDAAGWVGLTNARGRLKIDGHEIALTGVDDPHIKRDRYAEVAGGPEPDADLSIGVVHAPYLRTLEAFTSDGYPLILGGHTHGGQLRIPFYGALVTNCDLDTARARGLSTYDAGGRTAYLHVSAGCGTNRYTPLRFACPPEATLLTLTPPR